GTCAGATGCTTTGTTGGTTACCCTTAAAAAGAAACCGATATTTTCACTCACCATACCTTCTAAAGTACAATCCTATCTTGCCTGCGGTAAACCCATAATAGCGGCTCTGGATGGGGAAGGGGCAAGGGTGGTTGATGAGGCCGGTGCAGGGATGTCCTGTTCGGCCGAAAACCCGAAAGCATTGGCGGAAACGATTTTGAAGTTGTATAATCTGTCCGAAAGACAGCGGGAGGAAATGGGGAAGAAGGGAAGAAGTTACTTTAAAGAGCATTTTGAACGGGAGATGCTGATTGATCGGCTGGATGGGTGGATGAAAGAACTGGTCACACCAAGCCACTAAGGCACAAAGAAAAGAAGTTAATGGATAAAGATGGAATAATGACTGAAAACGAAATAGCTAAGGAGATTGTTGATGCTGCCTATAAGGTACACACAACTCTTGGACCCGGATTGCTGGAATCGGTTTATGAGACTGTTTTGGCGTATGAATTGGAAAAGAGAGATCTAAAAGTGGTTCGTCAACAATCATTGCCAGTCATTTATGAGTCAATAAAATTTGAAGAAGGATTTAGAACAGATATAATTGTTGAAAATAAAGTCATCATTGAACTAAAATCGGTTGAAACAACAGCCCCGGTACACAAGAAACAATTACTAACATATTTAAGACTTTCCGGCTTAAAGTTAGGACTTTTAATCAATTTTGGGTCTCACCTGATCAAAGATGGCATTACAAGGATTATTAACGGTGATCTAAATAATTAAAAAACCTTTGTGTCTTTGTGACTTTGTGTGAAAAAATAAGAGGACTGTATGCGTATTTTAATTCTCGGCGGTGACGGCATGCTGGGTCACCAGCTTTTCAAACACTTAAAGACGAATCATGATGTTCGGGTGACGCTACGTCAGGATCTGGCTGCATATCAAAAGTTCAAACTGTTTAATACTGAAGATACCTATACCGGCATCGATGTTCGGTCTCCCATCAAGCTTGCAGGGGTAATCACCGATTTTCATCCTGAGGTGGTGGTCAATGCCATCGGTATCGTTAAACAATTACCGGAAGCCAGTCAGAGCATCCCCAGCATTGAAATAAATGCCCTGTTTCCCCATCGACTGGCACTCTTGTGTAAAGATATCAGCGCTAGGATGATTCATTTGAGTACCGATTGTGTTTTTTCCGGAAATAAAGGAAACTATAACGAATCAGATACATACGATCCGGATGATTTGTACGGCCGAACCAAGTTTCTGGGTGAAGTAACCGAAAAACATTGCCTGACGTTGCGAACATCAATGATCGGATCAGAGCTTTCTCGCAAGAAAAACCTGCTGGAATGGTTCCTGGCTCAAAGAAACACCGTACAGGGTTATAAAAAGGTTATTTTTTCAGGCTTTACCACATTGGAATTAAGCCGGGTGATAGAAAATATGATTTTAAATTACCCCGAAGCAAACGGTGTGTACCATGTTTCCAGCGAACCGATCAGCAAGTTTGATCTGTTATGCCTGATTAAAAAAGGGTTAAAGCTGCCCGTTGAAATCATTCCGGATGAATCTTTTATTTGTGATCGAAGTCTTGATTCCACCAAATTTCGCCGGGAATTTGATTATCATCCTCCAAGCTGGGAAGAAATGGTAAGTGAACTGTGTGAGGATTTAGCATAGCCGTTTATGGCATGAAACTTGAAATCTGAAATTCAACAGAGACGAATACGAGTTAGAGGAGATCATTCATGATTTTTGAAGGAAAAATAATTTTAGTCACCGGCGGCACGGGTTCCATGGGAAAGACGTTTGTTCGCCGGGTATTAACCGGTGAACTGGGAACGCCCAAAAAGGTCATTGTATTTTCCAGGGATGAAGCCAAGCAGCATGACATGCGCATGTCTTACCTGAATAAAATTGTAGCCACCGATGAAGTGATTTACCGAAATTTCATGAGCACGCTTGAGTTTAGAATCGGTGATGTGCGCAGTTATGCTGATGTCTGCTCAGCCGTAAAACCTGCCGATATTGTAGTCAATGCCGCTGCGCTGAAACAGGTTCCTGCCTGTGAGTATTTTCCCACCCAGGCAGTTTTAACCAACTGCATGGGTGCGGCG
This region of Thermodesulfobacteriota bacterium genomic DNA includes:
- a CDS encoding GxxExxY protein, with the protein product MTENEIAKEIVDAAYKVHTTLGPGLLESVYETVLAYELEKRDLKVVRQQSLPVIYESIKFEEGFRTDIIVENKVIIELKSVETTAPVHKKQLLTYLRLSGLKLGLLINFGSHLIKDGITRIINGDLNN
- a CDS encoding SDR family oxidoreductase; its protein translation is MRILILGGDGMLGHQLFKHLKTNHDVRVTLRQDLAAYQKFKLFNTEDTYTGIDVRSPIKLAGVITDFHPEVVVNAIGIVKQLPEASQSIPSIEINALFPHRLALLCKDISARMIHLSTDCVFSGNKGNYNESDTYDPDDLYGRTKFLGEVTEKHCLTLRTSMIGSELSRKKNLLEWFLAQRNTVQGYKKVIFSGFTTLELSRVIENMILNYPEANGVYHVSSEPISKFDLLCLIKKGLKLPVEIIPDESFICDRSLDSTKFRREFDYHPPSWEEMVSELCEDLA